One window of Campylobacter avium LMG 24591 genomic DNA carries:
- a CDS encoding DUF4156 domain-containing protein, giving the protein MLLFSACSTTSIPLNPKAQGIAISDNIDKTCKLVGNVSGLDKNAGMSAVKSNSELKMNAYNDLRNKSVKFGTDVKLKIKDEKCDVIITGFFTSERKEIDCWQLDSTKVTLVSAYYVFADVYDCE; this is encoded by the coding sequence TTGCTACTTTTTAGTGCTTGCTCTACTACATCTATCCCGTTAAATCCGAAGGCTCAAGGTATAGCAATTAGCGATAATATCGATAAGACTTGCAAGCTCGTAGGCAATGTTAGTGGCTTAGACAAAAATGCAGGCATGTCAGCTGTTAAGTCAAATTCAGAACTTAAAATGAATGCTTATAATGACCTAAGAAACAAATCTGTTAAATTTGGAACAGACGTAAAACTTAAAATAAAAGATGAAAAATGCGATGTTATAATAACTGGATTTTTTACAAGCGAACGAAAAGAAATAGATTGTTGGCAGCTAGATTCAACAAAAGTTACGTTAGTATCAGCTTACTATGTTTTTGCTGATGTTTATGACTGTGAATAA